In Tursiops truncatus isolate mTurTru1 chromosome 19, mTurTru1.mat.Y, whole genome shotgun sequence, a genomic segment contains:
- the RABAC1 gene encoding prenylated Rab acceptor protein 1, protein MAAEKDQQKDAEVEGLSATTLLPKLIPSGAGREWLERRRATIRPWGSFVDQRRFSRPRNVGELCQRLVRNVEYYQSNYVFVFLGLILYCVATSPMLLVALAVFFGACYILYLRTLQSKFVLMGREVSPAHQYALAGTVSFPFFWLAGAGSAVFWVLGATLVVIGSHAAFHQVEAVDGVELQMEPV, encoded by the exons ATGGCGGCCGAGAAGGACCAGCAGAAGGATGCCGAGGTGGAAGGGCTGAGCGCCAC GACCCTGCTGCCGAAACTGATTCCGTCCGGCGCGGGCCGTGAGTGGCTGGAGCGGCGCCGTGCTACCATCCGGCCCTGGGGCTCCTTCGTGGACCAGCGGCGCTTCTCGCGGCCCCGCAACGTGGGCGAGCTGTGCCAGCGCCTCGTACGCAACGTGGAGTACTACCAGAGCAACTATGTGTTCGTGTTCCTGGGCCTCATCCTGTACTGTGT GGCGACATCCCCCATGCTGCTGGTGGCTCTGGCTGTCTTCTTTGGCGCCTGTTACATCCTCTATCTGCGCACGTTGCAGTCCAAGTTTGTGCTGATGG GCCGAGAGGTGAGCCCAGCCCATCAGTATGCTCTGGCTGGGActgtctcctttcccttcttctgGCTGGCTGGCGCAGGCTCCGCCGTCTTCTGGGTCCTGG GAGCCACCCTCGTGGTCATCGGCTCCCACGCCGCCTTCCATCAGGTGGAGGCCGTGGACGGTGTGGAGCTGCAGATGGAACCTGTGTGA